The segment CTATTCTTTCAACCAGCTGGGAGTCCATCCTCTTAAGGATGCCCAAGAAAAGGTCCTGGAAATTGACAAATCTCTCCGAAATGTAAGGCCTACATGAATCTTCCATCCACCAAATTTCTTTGACCAAATAACACTCCCAAAGAGCATGGATGCCATCTTCAGGACAGTCCCGGCATAGATCACAGATGTCATTTGTAATTATTTTCCTTCGGCAAAGATTCTTTTTTGTTGGAAGAGACTCGGAGGAAGCTCTCCAAAGAAAGTGCTTAGCTTTATTTGGAATATTCAGTTTCCAAATGTTAGACCAGAGCTCTTTGTTGGCAGAAGAACATGAAGGACCAGGAAAGTTATTGCTTGCAGTCATGGCCAAGAGACGATAGGCCGACTTGGTGGAGTAAACGCCATTCTTTGTTTCATTCCAGAATCTAACATCAGGGGACTGCCGAGAGCTTAGAGGGATGCTCAGGATTTCCCTAGCCTCAAAAGGGAGGAATTCACCCCTGACCCGATCTTCATCCCAGCCAGCACCATTCTCGGACAACAGAGCACAAACTTTGGTGTTCATTGGGAGAGATTTTTGGGGAGAAAGGATTTTTCTGGGCTGTCTACCAGGCAGCCACTTATCTCCTCTGATCCGGACAGTGTGACCATCACCAATGCGCCAGGCCGAACCCAATTCAAGAACATGGCGCGCCTTGAGAATGCTCTGCCAAGCATAGGATCCAGAGGTTTTTACACCTTCATCCATGATTGAGCACGAGGGAAAGAATCTCGCTTTAAAGACCTTAAAGAATAAGGAATCCCTATTATGTAAAAGCCTCCACACCTGCTTCCCAAGAAGAGCAAGATTGAAATTTTCAATATCACGAAACCCCAAACCCCCAAGGCTTTTAGGGAGACAAAGCTTATTCCACGCCACCCAATGGGTTTTTCGTTGCTCACCGCTGTAACCCCACCAGAACTTGCGAATTAGCGATTCTATGTCTTTGCATAAGCTTTTTGGTAACTTGAAACAATTCATCGTGAAGGTAGGCAAGGCTTGAAGGATAGACTTGATCAGCACCTCTCTGCCTGCCTGGGAGAGGAGTTTCTCCTTCCACCCCTGAATTTTATTCCAAACCCTTTCACGGATGTAGCTGAAGCTATGTTTTTTACTTCTTCCCACAAAAGAAGGGAGCCCAAGATATTTTTCGATATGATGAGAGTCTGAGACCCCCAATCTGGTTTTAATGGAGTTTCGGACCTGCTGCCTTGTGTTTGTACTAAAGAAGAGTTGGGTTTTGGCGCGGTTGATCCTCTGCCCCGAAGCCCTTTCATACTTATCCAACAAATCCAAAATAGCGGAGCATTCATGATTGTTTGCCCGACAGAATAGCAGGCTGTCATCCGCGAAGAAAAGATGAGTCACCTTGGGACCTTCACGGCACAAGGATGCACCAGTGATTGCACCAATGTCCGCAGCTTGCTGGATAAGCGAATGCAAACCTTCTGCACACAAGATGAACAGATATGGAGACAACGGGTCCCCTTGTCGGAGACCACGTTGGGGATGGATAAGACCATGAGGGACACCATTAATAAGAATTGAAAAAGAAGCAGAACTTATACAAGATATAATCAGATTGATCCAATTCCTATCAAATCCTAACTTCTCCATCAATTTGTCCATGAATTTCCACTTAACCCGGTCATAAGCCTTACTCATGTCGAGTTTTAAGGCCATGGAACCAGATTTCCCTAATCTCTTTTGTTTGAGGTGGTGTAAGGTTTCAATGGCAATTAGCAAGTTGTCTGTGATGAGGCGGTTGGATAGGAAAGCGCTTTGGGAATCAGAGACGATTTTTGGGAGACATTTTTTAAGACGGTTGGCTATGGTTTTTGAAATGAGTTTGTAAATGACGTTGCAGAGGCTTATGGGCCTGAAGTCTTTTGCTGTTTCAGGGGATTTAATTTTTGGTATCAGGCAGATAAAGGTATGGTTTATATCAGATGGCACGGTTCCGGAGTTTAGGACAGAAAGAGTAGCAGATAAAACATCATGACCAACAATATTCCAGTAATGTTTAAAGAAGATAGGAGGCATACCGTCAGGGCCGGGGGCTGATACGGATTTCATTTGTTTCAAGGCTACCTCAACCTCCTCTGCTGTGTACTGCTTTGTCAACTCCATGTTCATCAGAGGCGTCACTTTTCTCTCGATTCCCTGGAGGATGGGATCGAAATTGGATGGAGCTTCCGAAGTAAACAGCTCCCTAAAATACGTAACCAACTCTTGACCAatttcttgttcttcctcaatgacACGGCCATCCTCACGGGTCAGCttggaaataaaatttcttcGGTTTCGCTGGCTTGCACGGCTGTGAAAATAGCTTGTATTGAGGTCCCCCGCCTTAAGCCAATCCACCCTAGAGCGTTGATGCCACATACAATCTTCCTTAACCATTAACTCATAAACTTCCCCCTTTAAGGACCTTACTAGCTCATGATTCTGACCAGCCATTGACAATGCTTCTGCCTGAGctaacaatttctttttcttcaccaaaAGATTCCGAATGTGCCCAAAAGTACATTTGTTCCAAGTTTTTAACTTAGAGCCGCAAGCCTCAACCTTGGAAACGACCTTATTCATGGGGTTGCCTGGGAAAGGATCATCCCACACGTTTTTTATCACCCCTTCACATCCAGAGTCCCTCATCCACATCACTTCGAAGCGAAACGGTCTGCCACTTTTATAGAAACGAACATTTTCGTCATCAGAGCAAATCCACAGAGGGCAGTGGTCAGATAGCGAACCCGAGATGTGATGAATTCGAACCGTAGGAAATCGCTGCAGCCAGGAAGCCGTTGCCACTCCCCTATCCAATCTGATCCAAGTAACAACTCCGTCGAATTGATTGTTGCACCATGTAAACGGTGCACCCACAAATCCGATATCCCTAAAGCCGCAAAAGTCAAGAGCCCCTCTAAAATCAATCATTTGGCGCTCAGGCCGAGGAGCACCGCCCCTTTTTTCCCCCGCCTTCACAATCTCGTTAAAATCACCTACACAGAGCCACGGCAGATTAAATTGAAGACCAAGATGCTTGAGTAGCGCCCAAGAGTGTTCCCGGTTGGCGGTTACCGGATTTCCGTAGAAACCGGTGAGTCGCCAAGCGTCATCCACTCCTGGGGCGACTACTGCATCGATGTGCGACGGAGAAGAGCTCTGAACCTTTAAGTTCAGGTCATCTTTCCAGTACAGAGCTAAACCCCCACCAGTATTGAGTCTAGGAACAATAAACAAATTCTGTAACTTGAATTTACGGCAAAGGCTTTTGAGAAACTTATCTTTTGATCTGGTTTCCATCAGGAAGACGAAGCTTGGGGAATGCTGTTTCACCATCTCGGTGAGTTCCAGGACTGCGGAGCAGTTCCAGCTGATGCCGTTAATGGCTTTCGGCGTGGCTGGACAACAGCCACCGCCGCTGGGGTTGAGCAGAGGACATCATCTTCTGAGGTCTTTTGGATTTTGCTCAGTCGTGGATCAGCCTTCTGTATTGCTTCTCTTCTGGTTTCAGCGACCCCAACCTCTGTTTCTttaattgggatttttgttgcGCGAAGGATTCTCGTCCATGTTCCCTgactttttggtatttggttattgggtttttctttcttttctgctaATGGGCTCCCCATTGAATCAGGTATTAAGATGGGTCCGTTGGGCTGGGCCTTCCCTTCGGGCTTTCCAAGCCAGGttggttcaaatttttttgtagcATCACTAGCTGTGAGAGTTTGGGCTGGGACAGTATTGGGTTCGACAACTTCAGTCTTGTGGGCCCGTGACTGAGAGTGTGTCTTCACAGCCCCCGCATTTTCAGCATGGCTATCTGACTCTTCAGCAAGCCTATCTGTTGCTCTAAGGGTAGGCTCATCAACTTTCCTTAGTTGCTTTAGTTCCTTCATTCCCGCCTTTTCCGTTTCTAGTTTGTCCCCTGTAAGTTTGTTTCCAACCTTGTCAAATCTTTCCAATTCCGTGTCTATTTCTTTCAGCCGTTCCTCGAAAATTTCCCTCGAATCTTGGCCATTCGATCTCCCCAAATCATCCAACGTATCCTTTGATTCGGCCTGAACTGATCTTTCATTAAATGCCACTTGGAAACTTGCACCAGCCTCGGTTTGAGCATGCGCCATTGTCCAAGGTTGGTCGCCATTCAGTCCTACCGGAGCGTACGTCCCACGCTCCATAGCACTCTGTTTCTGTTGAGCTTTTTTGGCTGCATAGAAGCCCGGGACTTTTATCACAGAGTTTCTACTCTTCACGAATGGGGCAGCACGTATCCATGCTCCATATGCTTGGCTCTCCTTAGTGAGCTTGCCTTCACTTTCTACCCATAGATCACAGTCCCTATCCCCATGACTCAGGCATCCACACCAGTAGCAAATATTGGGTAGTCTTTCATATTTGAAAGACACCCAACTTTGCTCACCATGGGGCAGAGATATTAACCTCCCCCTGCACAGAGGTTTATTGATATCAATGGTGACCTTCATCCTTAGGAAACTCCCACCATCCATTTCATCCTCATCGATGTTTGGCCAAATCGTTCCAACTACTGCACAGAGTTTTTCAGCCACTATTTTATTCATGAACCTTACTGGTATGTCATGAAGCTGGACCCATAGTGGTATTTTATCAAATCTTAATTCCTTGAAAGGGGTTTCCTTGTCACATCGCTGCAATACAACAAGGTGTTTGTCGAAACTCCACGGAGCATTGTTCATGATCCTTTCGATCTCTTCCTTATTGTCAAATGTAAATAATAGAACATGATCACTGCTTCTTCTGACCTCAAAACCCTTCACAGACCTCCACAGGGGATTGAAAGTTCTTGTTATTGCCTCTACATTCAGTGCCCTCCTCGTGAAGAACTTTGCTGCCATAGTGAACTTTCTGTTTGATAGCTCGTCTTCCAATCCGAGTTCTTCTCCCTCCCTAGCATTTAAAGACATTCTTTGCCAATGCGTTGCAAGGTTATCCATATGTTCAGTTTCTACTCACCTCTTGTGTTTCTCCTCAAACACCACCAAGATAAGAACTTGATGACTAACCCACTCCAAGCACAGGGGTGCTTGAGTTACAGGGACTCCTCTATTCAGGAACGACTCTTCTACAGCCCTTAGCTGAGAAAACTATTAAAAGTTTGAAAGTGAACAAATAGTATTttatgtttgaactttgaactttgaactttCTTATTTGTAACCTAATTACTCTTTTTGGTTTGTAGCGTATATGtgacttgtatttttctttggatTGTGAAAAATGGTATTAGAGTTAACTTGGTAATGTCACATAGCTCGAGTGCACCTTTGCACAACACAAGTCCTAACAAGAATGTTTGAGATTTTAACATGGAAGATTGTGATATCCTAAATTGTGTGGGGTTTGATTGGGGTGGATTGGATTGTATATGCGTATTGTGCAGCCTTATGCTAAGTCCACACCCAATGTTCACTAGCTAGGTAGATTCTGGCTATATAAACATTTTAttgctttaatatattttctttgcTGTTGGCCTGTCATATAACTTGACAAACTAGAAACCATATAGCcagattttaattattttcaattcaGAAAAACttttggtattaaaaaaaaaaaacaaaaatcaaaattgaacaAGATATATCATATACTGTGATACTATGTTCCaaagcaaataataataataaaacaaacaaagaaaagaaataatcaaactttttttaaggagaaaacttaataatttttacattggggctaGTTTTATATATACTTTAGGTTAAAAATCCTACCCACCCTAAGACTTATTAGTCGTTTTTTACTCAAATAACCCCCAAGAGAAGACTACATATAGATTTTAAGAAGAGGAGGTTTGAAGATTCCTAAGTTTATCGAGGTAAGCATCTTATAAATCTCACCCCAGGAAAACTGATTTTAGCTTCTTCATTTTCACACCTTTTTAGTAGTTATATTGATTATAATGGATTTTAGGTTATGTTGGAGTGTTCTTGAGAAGTtgcaagggtttttttttttttttttttgaaaccggGACCAACACTACTTTTCTAGTActcattttttggtttgtttgtttgttttttgctatttttttttttttaaactaattgaGTCTAAAGTCTAAACAACAGACCGGGATAGACGACAAATGCACCGTCATTTTGTTGGGCCAATTATAAACAATAGGCGTAGATTtaccaaaaagataaaataataataataataataataataataataataataatagctaTAGTTCCTGTAAAAACTGATTTTTCATTTGGTTCTTTTATAACACAGTACCTCTAAAAatgagtttttaaattttggtgtatttttcatttaaaaaaggCAAAATTGAGAtacaatttcttaaataaaGTACATtattctccaattaaattcaaaacacaAGTTTGCAATGATCaatatagtataaaaaaatattatctttctaagaaaaattaaattcactctagtataaataagCTGTTTTATGAAATTTCCTAAATAAATTTGGAagttcaaatatattttaaaatataatataggtGAACAAATTATAATATTTGGGTTGATATGCTATTGAGACTTCCAAGTTTAGTTTGGAGCTTTagggtttgtttattttatttatgtaattagatacagttttaaattttttttttctatatacaagtataatttatataacatgtttattaatgaaaataagttCATTAAAGCATACCCTACCAACATTTTCAAGGTATAGAAGACCAGGGTTGCGTGAAGCGAGTGACGGATCTATATCTTGTTCGATCAAGAAGGAATAGTATAGGTGGGCTTTAGTTTGGATACTAAGTCCTAACTCAACATGGGCGTTTGCTGTGGTGTATCTTTATTTCTATTGGACTTAAAGCAGGTTCAGTTTGTGATCTTTGGTTACAAATTTGGGAATGCGCTGTATTGGACAGTTTCGACTTCTTCAAAATATGGGCCAAGATCGTTAAAACATTTTGCCATATCTACCAATTACAAACAAAAGCGCTAATTTTATCTTTATCCCAATATGTGGGCATTATtataaagtatattttattcttctttttagtatcttcttcttcttcttcttttttttatttttttatatttattttttagaaaacttctTTTTAGTATCTAGTCATGTTTTCAAGCAGATAACGTTGACAAATGAGGCTAATGATATTCCAAAAGTATTTAAAGCGTTTGTGAGCCTTATATAACTTCGAGGAATCTACACAGTATCGTGAGATTACAATATTATGAGTAGGAGGCAATGCAttccaaaaagtttgaaatttctCCGCTTTGATTGATTCCACAGTTACCTCTATGAGTATTGAATTTGTAGTTTGGTTGACCTGGCAaaatgggtcagaaaattctgacctgTCCCGACCCGACCTAAAAAATGCAAGActcaaaccccattttttttacctgaagcaaaaacgggttgacccgtacAGGGGCGGCTCAACAGTAGAAGCAACTAATGCcattgcctaaggccccaagtaataGAAGGCCCCCAAAATCAAGCTCCAggtcaacaaaatttaaaaatataatctcAAATATTAGTCAATATTTATCCAAtactatatttaaaaaacaaagaccggtagaagaaaattttggattattAATTATCTTGAAGAGTATTAATTATGCCCCAAAAGAGTATTAATACATGAAATTTCAATCTCAATATGTGTGTATTTTGTTTGACTCTCACTTTCAAATAGTTAGAATTATTCCGAATTTTAGACTAAATTGAGTCTCCTTGACacactaaaaagtaaaaacatagaccaaactctctcaatctctccaAAACTCCTAAACTAAAGTTGAATACCTGAAGAGGTTGAAATATTCTCCCAGATAATCAAAAATTGCCGCTAGATCTTCCGTCTCTACCTAAAATGGTAGTTAGTTACAAGCAGCTCCCTCGGCAATCGACAGTCCCTTGAAGAAGTAAAACAAAGCCAATATTTTACCTTTTTGTGACATAGCTTTCTTATTTTACTTTCTCTGGGTTATTTAGAAAAGAATGGGAGAaagaagacaattttttttttgctttttaaagAACACGGTAGAGGTTCTCTGGGTTTTTGAGGCAAATGTTTGGTAAAGAGTAAAGACTCCTCTAGTGGTTGTATTACAGTGACTACGCTCTTCTAGATTTatcattttgttcttttttattttttttaattcataaattcttattttaaaatataaagaatagtCTAACACTAGCTACTTAATTcgttgtttcttggtccaattaGACGttatttaatctttattttttgaaaggtatttattctatttgattttattaaataaatctgtgaatttggtataaaaaaatttaaaaaactttttaaatcaaATCTCAAAACAGATCTCTAGATTAATTTGTCActagcaataaaaaaatataactaaaaattCAGTTAAAAATCTTACAaatgaacaataaatttataaaacagaGTAAGAAGATAACAATGAAATAATTGCAATTATTATCagttaaaaagaatattttaaaagaagttgaatacaaaaacttaatttataattttgcatcttaacaagcaagaaaaataaaatttaaataaaaatattttatataaagttAATAATATAAAGTAAATATTTAAACAGTAAAAAAAGCCCAATTTAAAAGTTTCGCTTAAGGCCCCAAAATACCTTAGGCCGGCCCTGGACCCGTAACCCAACCCGTGTTTTTTGTGGGTCAACGCGACCTAACCCGTGATCcgaataataaaattaagacaatattggtttaattgtttgttgtaagttttaaggaaacaatggagacatttacataactgtatacaaattaattgaaagatgaatgatTGAGCATTCTATAATGAGTAAAactttttagatatcaaatagcaaagtataTGCCAAAATAATCTGATTatagtacaattaaaaacatagatttaaaattgcaGACATGTGTaagaaacattcacaagtgtgaaaatagtgaagccaaagtatcaaaataacataaattatgaatgcttagacttattttttaacaatttatgtccaaaataaacggcttttcaaaataaattatgatatttcctaaaGTGCGcattgcttaacaatgatatgatattcataaaagagatcatctataaataaataaacaatcaaactttaatatatatctcaaattgaaatagagtgccaaccacaattgacaatagattataaaattaattttcaagattgtaaatttcttatatgtctttattctttgtcaaatgaattatccaataagtcatttgtaattttgttttatattttgggatgttgatattgtgtagaaaaaaaacttgtgtatttgttttacttttgtgttattttgtttttggtagcAATGTtaagatttgtataattttaaatttattgaataagtattaataagtatAATTCATTATTGATATAAatggtgaattcaaagtaatacattttacatcaagtaatttgttgcatgactttCTAAATAgcaaatacatgttgttttcttaaaattaaaaaaatttaaaaatcatgtgaaaaatacgggtcaacccgactcgcaacccgattgacccgacccgaactcgacccgacccgtccattttgccatgtctagaaAGGAGTGATGGTATATTCTACTTAAGTCTATTTTGACTCTCTGAGTTCACATCTCTAAATAAGActtcaataattaatttaacAATGTTCATTAATAAATCTTTTTCTAGGGTGGGCTTGCAAGTTTCAAAGAATTAGCTTTTTGTTAAtgaattaatataatttttagaattatgttattttttttgtttaacaaaaataGACTAATTATTGTGcacttttgttttattgttgactaataaactaataaaaaataagctcTATCTAAAATCCAAACATACTCTTAATAGTGCAAAAAGCAAATTAGTACTAATCAGTATTTTAGTCAATTCCagtgatactttttttttttttttattaataagaattttttCGAATGCTTATGTGACATACTCGGATTAGATGCcgtaaaatataattattacaTCACAtccttattaaatttaaaatttttttgtattcacTAAATTTAgccaatgaattttttatttttttaatatttttttttatgttgaatcAGTAAAGTTTCAATTACCCATGAACTTGGAGAACGGAGACAATAGTTTGTTACACATTTATTATTGCACACTTTGTACATACACACTCCcttgaaaacatgatttcatttataaaaaagaaaaagaaaaagattttaactaaaattaaacATGATTTTAATCCACATGACAGATATTGATGAGTATGCAATGACAAGTGTGTTATAATCATTACCCTACAATAAATATACTTACCAATTGTGAGTATAATTGCTAGTGATGATTTATTAGGAGCAAATTGATCGAGAACACATGCCTCCCCATCCGAATGGTACCCTTTGATGCACGAACAATGATAACTTCCAAGTTTATTGACGCAATATTGGTGGCTTGTGCAGTTATTGAGTTTTTTAGCATCACACTCATCAATATCtgtaattgtaaaataataattaaacaaaaaaagtataatttttaagtATCGTAAAAGAAGTACTATTGCAATCAAAAGCATTAAAATGAAACGTGAAACGTATTGCCACATGATATATACTGTATGTTAGAAAATCGTTATGGTGTTTGTTTCCTTAATTTTTGCTGTAGAGATTTGTAAGTAAATTGAATATATACCTTGGCAACCGTGTTTGAGGTAAGGGTTCCCTTCGTAACCATCTTTGCACTTGCAACGGTACCCAGACTCGTTGTTGAGATCAGAACATATGGTTTTCTCTCCACATATGTAATTCGCTTTGTTCCGAGCAACTTTACATGTCTTGTTACCAACTGTCCAATTGAGAACCATCGGAAGGGTTCTATTGTTTCGCAGACTGGCGAGATAACCTGAGGAGAAATTGAACTTGTCTTCTTGGATAATAAAGGCAAAGCTGCATGGATTGAATTTCCAGACTTCTTCGTGTTCATTAAAGCTAGAAGCTgtaaaattaacatttttcattCCTTCAGGAATTTGCACCTTGCAACACCCAATTCCAGAACACGTCCCATTGACTACATTGTTTATGGTTTGACATTTGGACTGGCAGCCCAAGGAGAAGTATTGACCATTCAGATCACCATTAAGATCTGCGTAAGTGTCACAGCCAACTGCCACGAACTTGTTTTTTGTGGCGGAAACTGTGAAACTGGGAAGGGTGAGAGATGGTGAGTTATTTTCCAGAGGCGCGCCTGACTCGTCGTAACAGTCAAGGGAGTTAAACATCTGGACCTCAATCTCACCTTCAATGGAAATGCTTGTAACGTTAAAATCTCCAATCATTGGTTGAGGTTGGCCGTACGCGTTGGTAGTacaattgataaaataatacCCAAAAATAGCAGTGTCATTGAGGTAACAACCTTTAGTTGTGCCATATGGATATGGAATTTTAACATTTCCACATATGTCGGGGCATTTAGGCAGGGCTATTGGAAACTCTATTGCTGCGGCTGCCATTGTTGCTGATAATATCACACCAACCCAGATGACTTGGATAAGCATCCCAAGGAAACCCATAACCCCACTATTTTCCCAGAAGAGTGTCTAAGATTAATTGATGTTTTGGTGTATGGAAACTTCGTAGAGATGCTGGACTACTTAAAGCATGCAGACGAAAAGATAAGGCCCGTCTATTACGCTAGACTTGAAGTGAATGTTTATGGTggatttgtgtttattttactTCTTGATCAAGTGGATGGGGGCATGGGTAGACCTTGACTTTCACAATGACTAGATTCATTTATAGTAAGACCTATTGTAATAATatcctaatttaaaatttatcacTTTATCCTATGTAATTTCCTGTTAAAAATgaaagtaaatatatatttttgttctttttttatttatgtccCGTTCCttcatttcacttttttttagataaataaataaataaataaataaaactaaagaaaacaagataaaaaagtgCTATTGGTAAAAAATTTATGCAATGCATTAAAAACTTAGGTATCGTTTGGCATAAGAGttcaaaaatacatttttaatatttaaataatattatacatattttatatattttttaactcatatattttttaaaaatacaaataacattattaaaacaacattactaaatgacccttaaaatttaaacatttacaAATCCCGGGTCTAATAATAAttgtatttatctatttatttgtCTCACCCTTTTAACCCCGCTCTTTTCCCATtgttttctaaaactttttttatccAAACCCAAGAGTCTCACCCACGTGTACCTGTCAGCAAGGAGCAAGAACCAAGAAAGGTGGTGGTGGGTCCCATACTCTTGTTATGTGAACTATTCCAAAGTGTGTTATGGTGACTGAACAGTGAACACCTCCCCGTCAAAGTTGATAGGAGCGCAACATTTTCTATGCATAAAAATCAAGTACAGTCCtcatcaacctttttttttttttttttttttgatacgaAGTCCTcgtcaaagttttttttttttttgctaaacaagtCCTCGTCAAAGTTGATAGGAACACAACATTTCCTACGCATaaaaatcaaagtttttttttttttaatttacgaAGGTAATCaaagttattaatttatctTAGTCTTTCAAATAAATCTATAAAACGTG is part of the Quercus robur chromosome 9, dhQueRobu3.1, whole genome shotgun sequence genome and harbors:
- the LOC126700952 gene encoding uncharacterized protein LOC126700952, whose protein sequence is METRSKDKFLKSLCRKFKLQNLFIVPRLNTGGGLALYWKDDLNLKVQSSSPSHIDAVVAPGVDDAWRLTGFYGNPVTANREHSWALLKHLGLQFNLPWLCVGDFNEIVKAGEKRGGAPRPERQMIDFRGALDFCGFRDIGFVGAPFTWCNNQFDGVVTWIRLDRGVATASWLQRFPTVRIHHISGSLSDHCPLWICSDDENVRFYKSGRPFRFEVMWMRDSGCEGVIKNVWDDPFPGNPMNKVVSKVEACGSKLKTWNKCTFGHIRNLLVKKKKLLAQAEALSMAGQNHELVRSLKGEVYELMVKEDCMWHQRSRVDWLKAGDLNTSYFHSRASQRNRRNFISKLTREDGRVIEEEQEIGQELVTYFRELFTSEAPSNFDPILQGIERKVTPLMNMELTKQYTAEEVEVALKQMKSVSAPGPDGMPPIFFKHYWNIVGHDVLSATLSVLNSGTVPSDINHTFICLIPKIKSPETAKDFRPISLCNVIYKLISKTIANRLKKCLPKIVSDSQSAFLSNRLITDNLLIAIETLHHLKQKRLGKSGSMALKLDMSKAYDRVKWKFMDKLMEKLGFDRNWINLIISCISSASFSILINGVPHGLIHPQRGLRQGDPLSPYLFILCAEGLHSLIQQAADIGAITGASLCREGPKVTHLFFADDSLLFCRANNHECSAILDLLDKYERASGQRINRAKTQLFFSTNTRQQVRNSIKTRLGVSDSHHIEKYLGLPSFVGRSKKHSFSYIRERVWNKIQGWKEKLLSQAGREVLIKSILQALPTFTMNCFKLPKSLCKDIESLIRKFWWGYSGEQRKTHWVAWNKLCLPKSLGGLGFRDIENFNLALLGKQVWRLLHNRDSLFFKVFKARFFPSCSIMDEGVKTSGSYAWQSILKARHVLELGSAWRIGDGHTVRIRGDKWLPGRQPRKILSPQKSLPMNTKVCALLSENGAGWDEDRVRGEFLPFEAREILSIPLSSRQSPDVRFWNETKNGVYSTKSAYRLLAMTASNNFPGPSCSSANKELWSNIWKLNIPNKAKHFLWRASSESLPTKKNLCRRKIITNDICDLCRDCPEDGIHALWECYLVKEIWWMEDSCRPYISERFVNFQDLFLGILKRMDSQLVERIAMIAWCIWFKRNSSRTGSPSLPFSQIHSDAIERLQEFQQAQDTPLAPPHPPNPVCWSPPPNSWCKANYDGAIFQEQPAAGLGVVIREHEGKVIGALSERVALPPYVEDVEALACRRAILLALELNILSVIFEGDSEIITNSLNSCDACFAPFGHLIEDARHLASGFHAVSFAHVKRKGNGVADKLAKIARQSQSPQIWFGDIHCDAHNLVMFDSLSC
- the LOC126700953 gene encoding wall-associated receptor kinase 2-like, with the translated sequence MAAAAIEFPIALPKCPDICGNVKIPYPYGTTKGCYLNDTAIFGYYFINCTTNAYGQPQPMIGDFNVTSISIEGEIEVQMFNSLDCYDESGAPLENNSPSLTLPSFTVSATKNKFVAVGCDTYADLNGDLNGQYFSLGCQSKCQTINNVVNGTCSGIGCCKVQIPEGMKNVNFTASSFNEHEEVWKFNPCSFAFIIQEDKFNFSSGYLASLRNNRTLPMVLNWTVGNKTCKVARNKANYICGEKTICSDLNNESGYRCKCKDGYEGNPYLKHGCQDIDECDAKKLNNCTSHQYCVNKLGSYHCSCIKGYHSDGEACVLDQFAPNKSSLAIILTIDYFGIYFAI